A single genomic interval of Plantibacter sp. Leaf314 harbors:
- a CDS encoding SRPBCC family protein, whose protein sequence is MTQVIETIDVDVPVSVAYNQWTRFEDFPKFLDEVESITQVTDVLTEWTVKVAGQTRVFEAEITEQHPDERVAWTSTGGEVDHAGVVTFHRLEDAKTRVTVQLDWEPKGLLEHLGSALGVDNHAIKKDLGNFKQLVETEGQTGQGWRGDVE, encoded by the coding sequence ATGACGCAGGTCATCGAAACCATCGACGTCGACGTTCCCGTCTCCGTCGCCTACAACCAGTGGACCCGCTTCGAGGACTTCCCCAAGTTCCTCGACGAGGTCGAGTCCATCACCCAGGTCACCGACGTCCTCACCGAGTGGACCGTCAAGGTCGCCGGTCAGACCCGCGTCTTCGAGGCGGAGATCACCGAGCAGCACCCGGACGAGCGCGTCGCTTGGACGAGCACCGGTGGCGAGGTCGATCACGCCGGCGTCGTCACGTTCCACCGTCTCGAGGACGCGAAGACCCGAGTCACCGTGCAGCTCGACTGGGAGCCCAAGGGCCTCCTCGAGCACCTCGGTTCGGCGCTCGGTGTGGACAACCACGCGATCAAGAAGGACCTCGGCAACTTCAAGCAGCTCGTCGAGACCGAGGGTCAGACCGGACAGGGATGGCGTGGCGATGTCGAGTGA
- a CDS encoding MFS transporter, whose translation MSARAGQANPRPALSADLRRRRGAIFVFMLTVGVGLSSFIVRTPAVRDLVHASTAEMGLILFGISVGSMTGILSSAALVRRFGARRPIVIGGAAFVTGLALLALTAGVGQGIGVFLGLVGIGLGFGLAEIAINIEGALIEQLSGRSILPVLHGCYSLGSVLGSVAGIALTAIAFPVTIHLLIVAAVALAALVWAMPKIPAETGRQSDTGADSPGIRAQLAVWRQQRVVFLGLIVLALALAEGAAGDWLPLIMVDGHGTTAAVGSIVFAGFALAMTIGRFSGEPLIARFGKANVLRVSAIVSAVGIALVVFSDNVLVAGLAVLLWGLGAALGFPVTLSAAGESDDPTTTVGAVASAGYVAFLVGPPLLGFLGEHFGLRGAMIVVLAVVILASFLTSAAKPQQRTATPAGH comes from the coding sequence ATGAGTGCCCGCGCCGGTCAGGCGAACCCCCGCCCCGCGCTGTCCGCCGATCTCCGGCGGCGGCGCGGGGCGATCTTCGTCTTCATGCTGACCGTCGGGGTCGGCCTGTCGTCCTTCATCGTCCGAACGCCCGCCGTCCGCGACCTCGTCCACGCGAGCACCGCCGAGATGGGCCTCATCCTCTTCGGGATCTCCGTCGGGTCGATGACCGGCATCCTCTCGTCCGCGGCCCTCGTCCGGCGGTTCGGTGCGCGGCGGCCGATCGTCATCGGCGGGGCGGCGTTCGTCACCGGGCTGGCCCTGCTCGCCCTCACGGCGGGCGTCGGGCAGGGCATCGGTGTCTTCCTCGGTCTCGTCGGGATCGGCCTGGGCTTCGGCCTCGCGGAGATCGCGATCAACATCGAGGGTGCGCTCATCGAGCAGCTGTCCGGCCGATCGATCCTGCCCGTCCTCCACGGCTGCTACAGCCTCGGTTCCGTCCTCGGCTCAGTGGCCGGCATCGCGCTCACCGCGATCGCCTTCCCCGTGACGATCCACCTGCTGATCGTCGCGGCCGTCGCGCTGGCGGCGCTGGTGTGGGCGATGCCGAAGATCCCGGCCGAGACCGGAAGGCAGTCCGACACGGGCGCCGACTCCCCCGGGATCCGTGCGCAGCTCGCGGTCTGGCGGCAGCAGCGGGTCGTCTTCCTCGGGCTCATCGTGCTCGCCCTCGCGCTCGCGGAGGGTGCGGCCGGCGACTGGTTGCCGCTCATCATGGTCGACGGGCACGGCACCACGGCTGCCGTCGGGTCCATCGTCTTCGCCGGGTTCGCGCTCGCCATGACGATCGGACGGTTCTCCGGTGAGCCGTTGATCGCCCGGTTCGGCAAGGCGAACGTGCTGCGGGTGAGCGCGATCGTGTCGGCCGTCGGCATCGCCCTCGTCGTCTTCTCCGACAATGTGCTCGTCGCGGGGCTCGCGGTGCTGCTGTGGGGGCTCGGTGCGGCGCTCGGATTCCCGGTGACGCTCTCCGCGGCGGGCGAGAGCGACGACCCGACGACGACGGTCGGCGCGGTCGCCTCGGCGGGCTATGTCGCGTTCCTCGTCGGGCCTCCGTTGCTCGGCTTCCTCGGGGAGCACTTCGGGCTGCGGGGCGCGATGATCGTCGTCCTCGCGGTCGTCATCCTGGCGTCGTTCCTGACGTCCGCGGCGAAGCCGCAGCAGCGGACGGCCACGCCAGCCGGGCACTGA
- a CDS encoding threonine/serine exporter ThrE family protein codes for MVRSTEVSDALAQTTAERQSDSAVTRDSYDERVGMRSLLSQLAGGVRGAAPDGVDEQTVVRLNAERPVREVLELAGRIGESMLALGAAAAEVTDAIRRVCRAFDLECQVDLTFTSILIAHDGSELSPGVTVLRVVRSPSADFDRLAKVVVVAEGITNRSEPIMTVTDVAPDEEADVRDELHARLGAAHRDLDRILTARRTYRRGFVTVLLSTMAAAVAVLLGGGVVSMLLAAATTALIDSAFRALNVWKLPVFFLQLTGAAIATTVAVLISILSPYVPDDLSALPPALIVASGIVVLLAGASLVGAADDAINGFPVTASGRLVEVMLLTIGIVVGIGGVLDLARRLGISLVLFDLPVSPWPVAVQIVGAAVASAAWAMASQAAVRAAFFAGITGAVAFSVFVFVSGSGVAPAAASALAALIIGFAAEALGPRLRIPAIILTICGIVPLLPGLAIYRGMLALVNGEQGSEGVEQLLQAGLTGLALAAGVTLGEILARRTGVSGRVLLPGYIRRSKRHPR; via the coding sequence ATGGTCAGATCGACCGAGGTGTCCGACGCCCTCGCACAGACGACCGCTGAACGCCAGAGCGACAGCGCCGTCACCCGTGACTCGTACGATGAGCGAGTGGGTATGCGTTCGCTGCTGAGTCAGCTGGCCGGGGGAGTCCGAGGAGCGGCGCCGGACGGCGTCGACGAGCAGACGGTCGTCCGCCTCAATGCGGAACGGCCCGTGCGCGAAGTGCTCGAGTTGGCCGGCCGGATCGGCGAGTCGATGCTGGCCCTCGGAGCTGCAGCGGCCGAGGTCACCGACGCCATCCGCCGGGTCTGCCGGGCGTTCGACCTCGAGTGCCAGGTGGACCTCACCTTCACCTCGATCCTCATCGCGCACGACGGGTCCGAGCTGTCGCCGGGCGTCACCGTGCTCCGCGTGGTGCGCTCACCCTCCGCCGACTTCGACCGGCTCGCCAAGGTCGTCGTGGTCGCCGAGGGCATCACCAACCGATCCGAACCGATCATGACGGTCACCGACGTCGCCCCCGACGAGGAGGCCGACGTCCGCGACGAACTGCACGCCCGCCTGGGCGCCGCCCACCGCGACCTCGACCGCATCCTCACGGCACGCCGCACGTACCGGCGAGGCTTCGTCACCGTGCTGCTGTCCACGATGGCAGCGGCCGTCGCCGTCCTCCTCGGGGGCGGCGTGGTCTCGATGCTGCTCGCCGCCGCCACCACCGCGCTCATCGACAGTGCGTTCCGCGCCTTGAACGTCTGGAAGCTGCCGGTCTTCTTCCTCCAACTCACCGGGGCGGCCATCGCCACGACCGTCGCCGTCCTCATCTCGATCCTCAGTCCCTACGTACCTGACGACCTCTCGGCCCTGCCACCCGCCCTCATCGTCGCGTCGGGCATCGTCGTCCTCCTCGCCGGCGCGTCGCTCGTCGGGGCGGCAGACGACGCGATCAACGGGTTCCCGGTCACCGCGAGCGGGCGGCTCGTCGAGGTGATGCTCCTGACCATCGGGATCGTGGTCGGCATCGGTGGCGTCCTCGACCTCGCCCGGCGCCTCGGCATCTCCCTCGTACTGTTCGACCTCCCCGTCAGCCCCTGGCCCGTCGCTGTACAGATCGTCGGCGCGGCGGTGGCCTCGGCCGCGTGGGCGATGGCCTCGCAGGCGGCCGTCCGCGCGGCGTTCTTCGCCGGGATCACCGGCGCCGTCGCATTCTCCGTCTTCGTGTTCGTCTCCGGCAGCGGCGTCGCGCCAGCAGCGGCCAGTGCGCTCGCCGCGCTCATCATCGGCTTCGCCGCGGAGGCGCTCGGCCCGCGGCTGCGGATCCCGGCGATCATCCTCACCATCTGCGGGATCGTCCCGTTGCTGCCCGGCCTCGCGATCTACCGCGGCATGCTCGCGCTCGTGAACGGTGAGCAGGGTTCCGAAGGGGTCGAGCAGCTGCTGCAGGCGGGGCTCACCGGCCTCGCGCTCGCCGCCGGTGTCACGCTGGGTGAGATCCTCGCCCGCCGCACGGGCGTCTCCGGCCGCGTGCTGCTGCCCGGGTACATCCGGCGTTCCAAGCGGCATCCGCGCTGA
- a CDS encoding HNH endonuclease signature motif containing protein codes for MTENDAIQGPEAPGAAGVPAHHEHPSDVFADRIASFTDRFVDLARRRSALDAEEARLLAEAFSYADATASALVSPSTTSTDARDLARRSMCASLAIATRMSEPTLQARVGDAEALVHDAPTVLEALTQGSISGGHARAITDQLRDVPAEGRAVFLEQVLPVATRSTAARLRQRARVVRERLHPESFTARRARSIADRRVELEAAADGMAWVHLFTTAPLAHAIRNRLDAVAVPARIAGDTRTLAQLRADALASLAVAGTVHDDVGPIPVDPETTGTFTWLPGSAPLDAAARIAEEAVAAGATPLLAEPVGIEARIRATVQMTVPALSALGVTDEPGELDGYGPIDPDTAARLAVTAPSMTRILTNPETGAVLSVGRGQYRVPADLARAVRLRDTTCRAPGCGRAARSCDLDHSVAWQDGGTTAVDNLACLCRHHHRLKHLPGWNLEHHPGGVLTWTTPDGRRHETRPEFAETG; via the coding sequence ATGACCGAGAACGACGCGATCCAGGGGCCTGAGGCACCCGGGGCGGCGGGGGTGCCAGCGCACCACGAGCACCCGAGCGACGTCTTCGCCGACCGGATCGCCTCGTTCACCGACCGCTTCGTCGACCTCGCCCGCCGCCGCTCGGCACTCGACGCGGAGGAGGCCCGGCTGCTCGCCGAGGCCTTCTCCTACGCCGATGCGACCGCGTCCGCCCTGGTCTCCCCGAGCACCACCTCGACCGACGCCCGCGACCTCGCGAGGCGGTCGATGTGCGCGTCGCTCGCGATCGCCACGAGGATGTCGGAGCCGACGCTCCAAGCGCGGGTCGGCGACGCCGAAGCGCTCGTCCACGACGCACCCACCGTGCTCGAAGCGCTGACGCAGGGTTCCATCAGTGGCGGTCACGCCCGAGCCATCACCGACCAGCTGCGCGACGTCCCGGCGGAGGGCCGCGCGGTGTTCCTGGAGCAGGTGCTGCCCGTCGCCACCCGATCCACGGCCGCTCGCCTCCGGCAGCGCGCGAGGGTCGTGCGCGAGCGGCTGCATCCCGAATCGTTCACCGCCCGGCGCGCACGCTCGATCGCCGACCGCCGGGTCGAGCTCGAGGCTGCGGCCGACGGCATGGCGTGGGTGCACCTGTTCACCACGGCGCCGCTCGCCCACGCGATCAGGAACCGCCTCGACGCCGTCGCGGTCCCGGCGCGGATCGCCGGCGACACCCGCACGCTCGCGCAGCTGCGTGCCGACGCCCTCGCCTCGCTCGCCGTCGCTGGCACGGTGCACGACGACGTCGGCCCCATCCCCGTCGACCCGGAGACGACCGGGACGTTCACGTGGCTCCCCGGTTCCGCGCCGCTCGACGCCGCCGCCAGGATCGCGGAGGAGGCGGTCGCCGCCGGGGCCACCCCCTTGCTCGCCGAGCCGGTCGGCATCGAGGCCCGCATCCGGGCCACCGTGCAGATGACTGTCCCGGCGCTGTCCGCACTCGGCGTCACCGACGAACCGGGCGAGCTCGACGGCTACGGCCCGATCGACCCCGACACCGCCGCCCGACTCGCCGTCACGGCTCCGTCGATGACGCGCATCCTCACCAACCCCGAGACGGGAGCCGTGCTCTCCGTCGGGCGCGGCCAGTACCGGGTCCCGGCAGACCTCGCCCGCGCCGTCCGCCTGCGAGACACCACGTGTCGTGCACCGGGCTGCGGGCGCGCCGCCCGGAGCTGCGACCTCGACCACTCGGTCGCCTGGCAGGACGGCGGCACGACAGCTGTCGACAACCTCGCCTGTCTGTGCCGACATCATCACCGGCTCAAACACCTGCCGGGGTGGAACCTCGAGCACCATCCAGGTGGCGTCCTCACTTGGACGACACCCGATGGCCGTCGGCACGAGACCAGACCGGAGTTCGCCGAGACGGGATAG
- a CDS encoding APC family permease, whose amino-acid sequence MPLVRLGTDQAASGGSLRRSLGVWQLTMISVGATLGTGIFVVLGTAVPLAGPAVWIAFAVAGLAALLSALSYAEMAGSVPVSGSSYSYAYATMGEGVAWVCGWCLVLEYGVSVAAVAVGAGQYVNEALAVFGLGLPPALANPIGVADGLINLPAAALVLLAMLLLVRGAKDSAWANTVMVFVKLAVLLVFVVIAFSAFSLGNFEPLAPMGVAGIAAASSRLFFSYIGFDAASTAGDEATNPRRDLPRAIILSMVIVTAVYILVAIAAIGARPWTEFADDESAFVGILTEITGQPIVALFFSIGAVIAIASVVLTVYYGQTRILYRMAQDGMVPRVFSRVGRRSGTPVAGTVIVGAVVAVVAALIPLGELADATSIGTLFAFALVNLSVILLRRLRPDLDRSYSVPLFPFVPALGIVMCLGLMVSLGGTTWLVFLVWMLAGAALYLAYGRRHSTVGALSDAEYAEALAAEDTARK is encoded by the coding sequence ATGCCGCTCGTCCGCCTCGGTACGGATCAGGCGGCGTCGGGTGGGTCACTCCGCCGCTCGCTCGGGGTGTGGCAGCTCACGATGATCAGCGTCGGTGCCACCCTCGGCACGGGCATCTTCGTCGTGCTCGGCACCGCCGTCCCGCTCGCCGGCCCGGCCGTGTGGATCGCGTTCGCGGTCGCCGGGCTCGCGGCCCTGCTGTCGGCACTGTCCTACGCCGAGATGGCCGGCTCGGTGCCCGTCTCCGGGTCCAGCTACTCCTATGCCTACGCGACGATGGGCGAGGGTGTCGCCTGGGTCTGCGGGTGGTGTCTCGTACTCGAGTACGGGGTCTCCGTCGCGGCCGTCGCCGTCGGTGCCGGCCAGTACGTGAACGAGGCGCTCGCGGTGTTCGGCCTCGGCCTCCCGCCCGCACTCGCGAACCCGATCGGCGTCGCCGACGGCCTGATCAACCTGCCGGCCGCGGCCCTCGTGCTGCTGGCCATGCTGCTGCTCGTCCGTGGCGCGAAGGACAGCGCGTGGGCGAACACGGTCATGGTGTTCGTGAAGCTCGCCGTCCTGCTCGTGTTCGTCGTCATCGCGTTCTCGGCGTTCTCGCTCGGCAACTTCGAACCGCTCGCACCCATGGGGGTCGCCGGGATCGCCGCAGCGTCCAGCCGCCTGTTCTTCTCCTACATCGGCTTCGACGCGGCATCGACCGCGGGCGACGAGGCGACGAACCCACGCCGCGACCTGCCGCGCGCGATCATCCTGTCGATGGTCATCGTCACCGCCGTCTACATCCTCGTCGCCATCGCCGCGATCGGCGCCCGCCCGTGGACCGAGTTCGCCGACGACGAGTCCGCGTTCGTCGGGATCCTCACCGAGATCACCGGGCAACCGATCGTCGCGCTCTTCTTCTCGATCGGCGCCGTCATCGCGATCGCGAGCGTCGTCCTCACCGTCTACTACGGCCAGACGCGCATCCTGTACCGCATGGCGCAGGACGGCATGGTGCCTCGGGTGTTCTCGCGGGTCGGTCGCCGCAGCGGTACGCCCGTCGCCGGAACGGTCATCGTCGGAGCGGTCGTCGCCGTGGTCGCCGCGCTCATCCCCCTCGGTGAACTCGCGGACGCCACCAGCATCGGCACCCTGTTCGCGTTCGCGCTCGTGAACCTGTCGGTCATCCTGCTCCGCCGTCTGCGGCCGGACCTCGACCGCAGCTACTCGGTCCCCCTGTTCCCGTTCGTGCCGGCACTCGGCATCGTCATGTGCCTGGGGCTCATGGTGTCGCTCGGCGGCACGACCTGGCTCGTCTTCCTCGTGTGGATGCTCGCCGGGGCGGCCCTGTACCTCGCGTACGGCCGCCGGCACTCCACGGTCGGTGCCCTGAGCGACGCGGAGTACGCCGAGGCGCTCGCGGCGGAGGACACCGCCCGGAAGTAG
- a CDS encoding LLM class flavin-dependent oxidoreductase, translating into MTRQIRFNAFDMNCVAHQASGMWRHPDDRSSTYKDLSYWTDLAQLLERGNFDGIFIADVLGTYDVYGDSNEAAIRNGAQVPVNDPILLVSAMAAVTKHLGFGVTAGTAYEHPYPFARRMSTLDHLTKGRVGWNVVTGYLPSAARNMGHDDQLEHDERYDVADEYLEVLYKLWEGSWEDDAVVRDRETGVFTDPTKVHEIGHFGKHYTVPGIHLSEPSTQRTPVIYQAGASPRGIQFAAGNAEAIFVGASTKAGLKATVGRIRDALEAAGRDRYSAKIYTLLTIITDETSEKAQAKHEDYLQYASQEGALVFMSGWMGIDLSQYDPEEPIGNVESNAIQSAVANYQAANEEGGEFKVKDIARMGAIGGLGPRIVGSASEIADTLQEWVEETDVDGFNLAYAITPGTFEDIVEFVIPELRRRGAYPEEYVEGSLRHKLHGRGDRLPEEHTGARYRYAK; encoded by the coding sequence ATGACTCGTCAGATCCGCTTCAACGCCTTCGACATGAACTGCGTCGCCCACCAGGCCTCGGGCATGTGGCGTCACCCCGACGACCGGTCGAGCACCTACAAGGACCTCTCCTACTGGACCGATCTCGCCCAGTTGTTGGAGCGCGGGAACTTCGACGGCATCTTCATCGCCGACGTCCTCGGCACCTACGACGTGTACGGCGACAGCAACGAGGCCGCGATCCGCAACGGCGCGCAGGTGCCGGTGAACGACCCGATCCTGCTCGTCTCGGCGATGGCCGCGGTGACGAAGCACCTCGGCTTCGGGGTCACGGCGGGCACCGCCTACGAGCACCCGTACCCGTTCGCGCGACGCATGTCGACGCTCGACCACCTGACCAAGGGTCGTGTGGGCTGGAACGTCGTCACCGGGTACCTGCCGAGCGCGGCACGCAACATGGGGCACGACGATCAGCTCGAGCACGACGAGCGGTACGACGTCGCCGACGAGTACCTCGAGGTCCTCTACAAACTGTGGGAGGGCTCGTGGGAGGACGACGCCGTCGTGCGCGACCGCGAGACTGGCGTGTTCACCGACCCGACGAAGGTGCACGAGATCGGCCACTTCGGCAAGCACTACACGGTGCCGGGCATCCACCTGTCGGAGCCGTCCACGCAGCGCACGCCCGTGATCTACCAGGCGGGGGCGTCTCCGCGAGGTATCCAGTTCGCGGCGGGCAACGCGGAGGCGATCTTCGTCGGTGCGTCGACGAAGGCGGGTCTGAAGGCGACGGTCGGTCGGATCCGCGACGCCCTGGAGGCTGCCGGTCGCGACCGGTACTCCGCGAAGATCTACACCCTCCTCACGATCATCACCGACGAGACGAGCGAGAAGGCCCAGGCGAAGCACGAGGACTACCTCCAGTACGCGTCGCAGGAGGGTGCGCTCGTGTTCATGTCGGGGTGGATGGGCATCGACCTGTCGCAGTACGACCCGGAGGAGCCGATCGGCAACGTCGAGAGCAACGCCATCCAGTCGGCGGTCGCCAACTACCAGGCGGCCAACGAGGAGGGTGGCGAGTTCAAGGTGAAGGACATCGCGCGCATGGGGGCGATCGGTGGTCTCGGGCCGCGGATCGTCGGGAGTGCGTCGGAGATCGCCGACACCTTGCAGGAGTGGGTGGAGGAGACCGACGTCGACGGCTTCAACCTCGCGTACGCGATCACGCCGGGCACCTTCGAGGACATCGTCGAGTTCGTGATCCCCGAGCTGCGACGTCGTGGCGCCTACCCGGAGGAGTACGTCGAGGGCAGCCTGCGGCACAAGCTCCACGGTCGTGGGGACCGCCTCCCCGAGGAGCACACCGGGGCCCGCTACCGCTACGCGAAGTAG
- a CDS encoding S9 family peptidase: MQRTAGIVLTGLTTAVVTGFGVASAMVARRVIAAGRVHHSEVLPSSSPITVRLDRNAATGLPGRYGLEFDDGSRVIVGPVIGRETTDGSVMRSVIAGRVPAGATRTRFTGAAVTPADLGVDEAHLATTPSGAWRFDGETDSHGDSDSQGDADTGNDLDSDSDSDSAPHDGTWVVHTHGLGASPLATLRSVQAVQRTGVPSLVTNLGSAFTERRSGANAADVDRVVAAIDDAVALGARRVIVCGWSYGAALSLAAARLRPEVVQGAILISPMLSLRETVRHAATVAGVPRILVWSALGLLGSPLLARAAGVRGAVPVRELSAGLIPGLPTLAIHSPGDTTIPVELTRAVVPGSPSLELVEVAAAPHGLEWNVDPDAFDAAVRDWLDAR; this comes from the coding sequence GTGCAACGCACTGCGGGTATCGTCCTGACCGGCCTCACGACCGCGGTCGTCACGGGATTCGGGGTGGCGAGCGCCATGGTCGCCCGCCGCGTCATCGCCGCAGGACGGGTGCATCACAGCGAGGTGCTGCCGAGCTCGTCTCCGATCACCGTTCGCCTCGACCGGAACGCGGCCACCGGCCTGCCAGGTCGCTACGGGCTCGAATTCGACGACGGCTCCCGGGTCATCGTCGGCCCGGTGATCGGCCGCGAAACCACGGACGGTTCCGTGATGCGCAGCGTGATCGCCGGCCGGGTTCCCGCCGGAGCCACGCGGACACGGTTCACCGGCGCGGCCGTGACGCCCGCCGACCTCGGAGTCGACGAGGCACACCTGGCGACCACCCCGTCCGGCGCCTGGCGGTTCGACGGTGAGACCGATAGCCATGGCGACTCAGACAGCCAGGGCGACGCTGACACCGGCAACGATCTCGATAGCGACAGCGACAGCGACAGCGCACCGCACGACGGCACTTGGGTCGTGCACACCCACGGACTCGGGGCGTCACCGCTCGCCACCCTCCGCTCCGTGCAAGCCGTGCAACGCACGGGCGTCCCGTCGCTCGTCACCAACCTCGGGTCCGCGTTCACCGAGCGCCGCTCCGGGGCCAATGCCGCGGACGTCGACCGTGTCGTCGCCGCCATCGACGACGCCGTGGCACTCGGCGCTCGGCGGGTCATCGTCTGCGGATGGTCCTACGGCGCCGCCCTGAGCCTGGCCGCAGCCCGACTCCGCCCCGAGGTGGTGCAGGGCGCGATCCTCATCTCACCGATGCTCAGCCTCCGGGAGACGGTGCGGCACGCCGCCACGGTCGCCGGGGTGCCGCGGATCCTCGTGTGGTCGGCGCTCGGGCTGCTCGGGTCGCCGCTCCTCGCCAGGGCTGCCGGCGTGCGCGGCGCGGTTCCGGTCCGCGAGCTGTCCGCCGGGCTCATCCCGGGACTGCCGACGCTCGCGATCCACTCGCCCGGCGACACGACAATCCCCGTGGAACTCACGCGGGCGGTCGTTCCCGGTTCGCCGTCGCTCGAGCTCGTCGAAGTCGCCGCTGCACCACACGGGTTGGAATGGAACGTCGACCCCGACGCGTTCGACGCCGCGGTGCGGGACTGGCTCGACGCGCGCTGA
- a CDS encoding thiol-disulfide oxidoreductase DCC family protein encodes MDLNRSLLVYDGDCAFCTTWVERLKNVLAVFPEAQPWQWLDLDEVGLTNSDVTTAAWFLSGERRHRGHAAFAALLRMQPAFGWRFLGNLLVTPPFSWAARVGYFLVARYRHRLPGGTPACALPRPTS; translated from the coding sequence ATGGACCTGAACCGCTCACTGCTCGTGTACGACGGCGACTGCGCCTTCTGCACCACCTGGGTGGAGCGACTGAAGAACGTGTTGGCCGTCTTCCCGGAGGCACAGCCGTGGCAGTGGCTCGACCTGGACGAGGTCGGCCTCACGAACAGCGATGTCACGACCGCGGCCTGGTTCCTGTCGGGCGAACGACGGCACCGCGGACACGCCGCCTTCGCCGCCCTGTTGCGCATGCAGCCCGCGTTCGGCTGGCGGTTCCTCGGCAACCTGCTGGTGACACCGCCGTTCTCGTGGGCCGCGCGAGTCGGATACTTCCTCGTCGCCCGCTACCGGCATCGCCTCCCCGGCGGCACGCCCGCCTGCGCACTGCCCCGGCCGACGAGCTAA
- a CDS encoding L-lactate permease, giving the protein MSPQDTWLQGLDPLGAPWLSALVAAVPIVIFLLCLVVFKLTGLQAAAVALAAELVVAIGVFGMPAPSAAGAGLLGVLNAVWPIAYIIVMSVWLYRMAVASGKFSVIRSSIALISPDQRIQVLLISLCFGAFLEGVAGFGVPIAICAAMLVQLGFRPVRAAMVSLVANFAAGAYGAVGIPVIVGAQVGGVDVMDLSRDLAFILQPVTFLIPFLLVVILDGFRGLRETWPATLAVSVVFSGSQAAVLLFLGPELAAILPGLLGMLTLAALRFVWSPRRVFREDGAAVVEMDRHTPREVLAAWSPFYVLTVLVFVWSTPAFKALFAPGGGLAWSVVDVPVAGVTGRITTAGGTVVQTVWSWSPLGATGTAILLAVIVTALTTRSLTAAVVWAELRSTLADLWRALILIAAILVLAQIANLSGGSASIGTALAGAGALFPLLAPVIGWVGVFLTGSVVNNNTLFAQLQATTAGRIGVDATLLVAANTAGGAAAKVISPQSIAIAAGAVGLSGRESEILRASIAYSVGILAVLSVWTLVLSFVVVG; this is encoded by the coding sequence ATGTCACCTCAGGACACCTGGCTCCAAGGCCTCGACCCGCTCGGCGCGCCCTGGCTGTCCGCCCTCGTCGCCGCCGTCCCCATCGTGATCTTCCTGCTCTGCCTCGTCGTCTTCAAACTGACGGGGCTCCAGGCGGCAGCCGTCGCGCTCGCCGCCGAGCTCGTCGTCGCCATCGGTGTGTTCGGCATGCCCGCCCCCTCGGCCGCGGGTGCCGGACTCCTCGGCGTGCTGAACGCCGTCTGGCCGATCGCGTACATCATCGTCATGTCGGTCTGGTTGTACCGGATGGCGGTCGCAAGCGGGAAGTTCTCGGTCATCCGCTCGTCGATCGCGTTGATTTCGCCGGACCAGCGCATCCAGGTGCTCCTCATCAGTCTCTGTTTCGGAGCGTTCCTCGAGGGCGTCGCCGGCTTCGGGGTCCCCATCGCGATCTGCGCGGCCATGCTCGTCCAGCTGGGATTCCGGCCGGTCCGAGCGGCGATGGTCAGCCTCGTCGCGAACTTCGCGGCCGGCGCGTACGGGGCTGTGGGAATCCCCGTCATCGTGGGTGCTCAGGTCGGCGGCGTCGACGTCATGGACCTCTCCCGCGATCTCGCCTTCATCCTGCAGCCGGTGACGTTCTTGATCCCGTTCCTCCTGGTCGTGATCCTGGACGGGTTCCGCGGTCTCCGCGAGACCTGGCCTGCGACCCTCGCCGTCAGCGTGGTCTTCAGTGGCAGCCAGGCCGCCGTCCTGCTCTTCTTGGGCCCGGAACTCGCTGCGATCCTGCCGGGGCTCCTCGGCATGCTCACCCTCGCCGCACTGCGGTTCGTCTGGTCGCCGCGGCGGGTGTTCCGTGAGGACGGCGCCGCGGTCGTCGAGATGGATCGTCACACGCCTCGGGAGGTCCTTGCGGCGTGGAGCCCGTTCTACGTCCTGACGGTGCTCGTGTTCGTGTGGAGCACACCGGCGTTCAAGGCCCTGTTCGCACCCGGCGGCGGGTTGGCGTGGTCGGTGGTCGACGTCCCTGTCGCAGGCGTGACGGGACGGATCACGACCGCTGGAGGGACGGTGGTCCAGACCGTGTGGAGCTGGTCCCCGCTCGGAGCCACCGGTACGGCGATCCTCCTCGCGGTGATCGTCACCGCCCTGACCACACGGTCGCTGACCGCGGCGGTCGTCTGGGCGGAACTCCGCTCCACCCTTGCGGATCTCTGGCGGGCGTTGATCCTCATCGCCGCGATCCTCGTCCTTGCACAGATCGCGAACCTGTCGGGCGGTTCGGCCAGCATCGGCACCGCCCTCGCCGGGGCGGGGGCGCTCTTCCCCCTGCTGGCACCCGTCATCGGGTGGGTCGGCGTGTTCCTCACCGGTTCCGTCGTCAACAACAACACCTTGTTCGCCCAGCTCCAGGCGACGACAGCCGGACGCATCGGCGTCGACGCGACGCTCCTGGTGGCGGCGAACACCGCGGGAGGTGCCGCAGCCAAGGTCATCTCCCCGCAGTCGATCGCCATCGCCGCAGGTGCGGTCGGCTTGTCAGGTCGGGAGAGTGAGATCCTGCGTGCTTCCATCGCCTACAGCGTCGGCATCCTCGCCGTGTTGAGCGTCTGGACGTTGGTGCTGTCGTTCGTGGTGGTCGGCTGA